A genomic segment from Vicia villosa cultivar HV-30 ecotype Madison, WI unplaced genomic scaffold, Vvil1.0 ctg.000106F_1_1, whole genome shotgun sequence encodes:
- the LOC131624127 gene encoding uncharacterized protein LOC131624127 translates to MDNISFNTRDCVDQWKYVYQRIFALERELGKEAIEYSDMMELIAHAILMKTVTKFGKCYESLVKEFIVNIPIDCDDSTSKEFKKVYLGRNEEDQDDLEATNNQICQIMTANQVSTWPVKHKLTTSKLSVKYAILLIIGTTNWAPTANSYVVFVGLGKFIYVVGRKKVLDYGSYIFNQTVKHVGTCAIKRPIAFPSLLCGIIISQHPGVLRDTYTVSKRESSLSFHSKLFTGKHVPDIVMTSVHCVTKSSSKAAMICELMEACKYLDDIIQESAQADNNDEDDGTDGGGSYHEEGIARTDGAHGDTSSRTSYD, encoded by the exons ATGGACAATATATCCTTCAACACTAGGGACTGTGTGGACCAATGGAAGTATGTTTATCAGAGGATATTTGCTCTTGAAAGAGAGCTGGGAAAGGAGGCAATTGAATATTCTGACATGATGGAGCTGATTGCTCATGCTATCCTAATGAAAACAGTGACCAAGTTTGGAAAATGTTATGAAAGTCTTGTGAAAGAGTTCATTGTCAACATCCCTATAGACTGTGATGACTCCACAAGTAAGGAGTTCAAGAAAGT GTATCTGGGTAGGAATGAAGAGGATCAGGATGATTTGGAAGCAACTAACAACCAGATTTGTCAAATAATGACTGCAAACCAAGTGAGCACATGGCCTGTGAAGCATAAACTCACAACCAGCAAACTAAGTGTCAAGTATgcaattttgcttataattggAACAACAAACTGGGCTCCCACCGCTAACTCTTATGTTGTCTTTGTAGGGTTGGGTAAATTCATTTATGTTGTtggaagaaagaaggttcttgaTTATGGCTCATATATCTTTAATCAAACAGTTAAGCATGTTGGTACATGTGCTATTAAGAGACCTATTGCTTTTCCCTCTCTCCTTTGTGGGATTATcatttcacaacaccctggggtcCTTCGTGATACATACACAGTCTCCAAAAGAGAATCTTCTCTATCATTTCACTCCAAGTTGTTCACTGGTAAACATGTTCCAGACATTGTTATGACATCTGTACATTGTGTTACTAAAAGTTCCTCAAAGGCAGCAATGATTTGTGAACTCATGGAAGCTTGCaaatatcttgatgatattatCCAA GAGTCGGCCCAAGCTGACAATAATGATGAGGATGATGGAACTGATGGAGGAGGCTCTTACCATGAGGAAGGAATCGCTAGAACTGATGGTGCACATGGTGACACTAGTTCTAGAACTTCTTATGACTGA